A region from the Medicago truncatula cultivar Jemalong A17 chromosome 6, MtrunA17r5.0-ANR, whole genome shotgun sequence genome encodes:
- the LOC25495297 gene encoding thyroid adenoma-associated protein homolog: MSAKWRALQHRHKYTYNAVVFPSSFLNSLSLNPNPDSPFHLNLLHFTTITSTYSQLPQSKNLASSFINLINDSKIEKPEIVFASKVYFEILFLENSSPLHRTLLGILPKVKFFHDLLSGCFREVLEEYSNGRGKRFSVSRVALSVMGLAKLGFLNDVVEICAVLVAGDVVRSLNGVVSESNVDSSRPSPIVMEQCQEGMSCLYYLLQKFPLKFSSGGENGVGVDGFSSVMEGVVSVVLNLMGSDAFSRDCFVAAGVALCAALQVCINSEELGLVLIQGVFNLNISDSSSDSEFMIAVRKIPCKGDDVYCRISKLSVLSRICLIRGILTAVSRNLLNTQFDVVNGCEARDNGVGSNKKTILYDGILPELCRHCESPVDSHFNFHALTVMQICLQQIKTLMLSNLTDMSGDYDPIPEEMVMRILRIIWNNLEDSLSQTVKQVHLIFDLFMDIQSSLRWSVGGEQIKGFLGKIAADLLSLGSRCKGRYIPLALLTKRLGAKKMLDMCPDLLFETIHAYVDDDVCCAATSFLKCFLEYLRDECWETDGIEGGYALYRGYCLPPVLYGLASGFSKHRTNINTYALPILLEIDVDSIFPMLAFVSVGPDGDEKGLQYPGIVCSNLELNLEQKIAILVSLLKVSRSLALVEGDIDWCESPSTNEEKREIGTQSHALVCIKGIDFKIRVLWLVNALTHVDESLRVDAAESLFLNPKTSSLPSHLELTLLKEAVPLNMRCCSTSFQMKWGSLFRKFFSRVRTALERQFKQGSWNPLERIKCSEEARPLDGNKELTMKRADDLFHFMRWLSGFLFFSCYPSAPYKRKIMATDLILIMINTWSIKSSIVEEFDNFVSENHLYPYSKGMTSSDSTLLLVASIVDSWDRLRESAFQILLHYPNPLPGISSEHMLKKVIAWAMKLVCSPRVRESDAGALTLRLIFRKYAIDLGWLIEDPFHISYLSSKSELVNGVNQSSKSKNPVILYLKSMIDWLDVVVRGGEQDLTKACKNSFVHGVLLALRYAFEELNWNSDVTSSSISEMRYLLERLLDLVVRITSLALWVVSADAWHLPEDMDEMVDDDNLLLEVPDHENEHTPSSEYENNNSKPSHDNRASEQIVMVGCWLAMKEVSLLLGTIVRKVPLPNACSDSSELEGASIDTVDCSSDSVLDLEQLETIGNHFLEVLLKMKHNGAIDKTRAGFTALCNRLLCSNDPRLHRLTESWMEQLMQRTVAKGQVVDDLLRRSAGIPAAFTALFLSEPEGTPKKLLPRALRWLIDVGNGSMLNQIESDSSKDNLCKSNGSMKENNSTQEAERNAREMSSKIRDEGVIPTVHAFNVLKAAFNDSNLSTDTSGFSAEAMILSIRSFSSPYWEIRNSACLAYTALVRRMIGFLNVHKRESARRAISGLEFFHRYPSLHSFLFNELEVATEFLGPTSSGDLESIRGNNLHPSLYPILILLSRLKPSSIAGERGDELDPFLLMPWIRRCSTQSNLRVRVLASRALTSLVSNEKLSSVLLSIASELPCVENSDKSGSHGISYNLIHGILLQLSYLLEVNCSNLADNSKKDLIGELIQILTQRSWIGRPTQCRCPILNETFIKVLDQMLNIARTCHVTQQFLTIRNLLLELSTECLDLESYGQPYYDATIAELREQAAISYFGCLFQASKNEEESIHSPLRHSLPSAKSLPKHEMEDASSGILHRLIRCMSDSLYEVRLATLKWLLKFLKAAESDGKLCDLSIDHISVIHLWAITNLHGTLVKILASEKNHKCKYYILRILVAWNLLQFEKASHEKCTDTSYVGEMDFDSVSQFWNDLVSLYNQTRHAKTRETLVYCLGVCTKRITMLFASSFPSNKGMEFVVCGEMNQDMLSWLFDCIVYFCNMIKQCSSPSEQTSMRHAAAGSLIASGILGQATLLGSIVYNDHIPSATSSPCFVKNGSLNSYAHHVLNEWFTCIKLLEDEDDSVRLSLSSDVQKYFTSERTGSNVPHELVPIQVDRVIRFCFDHLSSIFGHWIDYFNYLCQWVLQAESNVSFEGDLVRRVFDKEIDNHYEEKLLISQICCSNMEKLPILKSWADKDELVRYLHGWRSRFSRQLVSYAENITEKQEKIDWIGGVGNHKDTFLPVYANLLGFYALSNCIFIVSDNNDAELLSDLVVLGRAINPFLRNPLVSNLYKLVLKSHEKVMTDDVASNLLLEMGNHSVWDSFNPYFLLG; this comes from the exons atGTCAGCAAAATGGAGAGCACTGCAACACCGTCACAAATACACCTACAACGCTGTCGTTTTCCCATCTTCCTTCCTCAATTCCCTttccctaaaccctaaccctgaTTCCCCTTTTCATCTCAACCTTCTCCATTTCACTACCATCACTTCAACTTACTCTCAACTTCCCCAATCCAAAAACCTTGCTTCTTCATTCATCAATCTCATCAATGATTCCAAAATTGAAAAACCCGAAATTGTTTTTGCGTCGAAAGTTTACTTtgagattttgtttttggaaaattctTCACCTTTGCATAGAACCCTTTTGGGGATTTTGCCAAAGgttaaattttttcatgatttgttatCTGGGTGTTTTAGGGAGGTTTTGGAGGAGTATAGTAATGGGAGAGGGAAACGGTTTTCGGTGTCACGTGTTGCGCTTTCGGTTATGGGGTTGGCGAAATTGGGGTTTTTGAATGATGTTGTTGAGATTTGTGCTGTTTTGGTTGCTGGTGATGTTGTTAGGAGTTTGAATGGTGTTGTTTCCGAGTCGAATGTTGATTCGTCTCGTCCTTCACCGATTGTGATGGAACAATGTCAGGAGGGTATGTCTTGTTTGTATTACTTGCTTCAGAAGTTTCCTTTGAAATTTAGTTCTGGTGGCGAAAATGGTGTTGGAGTTGATGGTTTCTCGAGTGTGATGGAGGGGGTTGTGAGTGTTGTTTTGAATTTGATGGGCTCTGATGCTTTTTCTAGGGATTGTTTTGTTGCTGCCGGTGTTGCTCTTTGTGCTGCTCTTCAAGTTTGTATTAATTCAGAAGAGcttggtttggttttgattcAAGGTGTTTTTAATTTGAACATTTCAGATTCCAGTAGTGATAGTGAATTTATGATTGCTGTTAGGAAGATTCCTTGTAAGGGTGATGATGTTTATTGTAGGATATCTAAGCTTTCTGTTCTTAGCAGGATTTGTTTGATTAGAGGAATTCTTACTGCGGTTTCTAGAAACTTGCTTAATACTCAATTTGATGTTGTGAATGGTTGTGAGGCTCGAGATAACGGTGTAGGGAGTAATAAGAAGACTATATTGTATGATGGAATTTTGCCTGAGCTGTGTAGACATTGTGAGAGTCCTGTTGATagtcatttcaattttcatgcaTTGACTGTGATGCAGATTTGTTTGCAGCAGATTAAAACGTTGATGTTGTCAAATCTCACTGATATGTCGGGAGACTATGATCCTATTCCAGAGGAAATGGTGATGCGGATACTTAGGATTATTTGGAATAACTTGGAGGATTCTTTGAGTCAGACGGTGAAACAGGTTCATCTCATTTTTGATCTTTTTATGGATATTCAATCGTCCCTGCGTTGGTCAGTGGGTGGGGAACAAATTAAAGGGTTTTTGGGGAAGATTGCAGCAGATCTTCTTTCGTTGGGGTCTCGATGTAAGGGTAGATACATTCCTTTAGCATTGCTAACAAAGAGGTTGGGAGCGAAGAAAATGTTGGATATGTGTCCAGACCTTTTGTTCGAGACAATACATGCTTATGTCGATGATGATGTGTGTTGTGCCGCAACGTCGTTTCTGAAGTGCTTTCTTGAATATTTGCGTGACGAGTGCTGGGAGACGGATGGTATTGAAGGTGGGTATGCTCTCTATAGAGGGTATTGTCTTCCCCCAGTTCTGTATGGGTTGGCCTCTGGATTCTCAAAACATCGCACCAATATAAACACTTATGCTCTGCCAATTTTACTAGAAATTGACGTGGATAGTATATTTCCTATGCTTGCTTTTGTCTCAGTTGGGCCAGATGGGGATGAAAAGGGACTGCAATATCCAGGAATTGTTTGTTCAAACTTGGAATTGAATCTTGAACAGAAAATTGCAATTCTAGTTTCCTTGCTTAAGGTATCTCGATCTCTAGCTTTGGTTGAAGGGGACATTGATTGGTGTGAAAGTCCTTCAACAAATGAAGAAAAGCGTGAGATCGGAACACAAAGCCATGCTCTTGTATGCATTAAGGGAATAGATTTTAAGATCCGTGTTCTGTGGCTAGTAAATGCATTGACCCATGTGGATGAGTCACTGCGTGTAGATGCTGCCGAGTCTCTTTTCTTGAACCCGAAAACATCCAGTCTTCCTTCTCATTTAGAGCTCACTTTATTGAAGGAAGCTGTTCCTTTGAATATGAGGTGTTGTTCCACATCTTTTCAGATGAAGTGGGGCAGCTTGTTCCGTAAGTTCTTCTCTAGGGTTCGAACAGCCTTAGAGAGACAATTCAAGCAAGGAAGTTGGAACCCTCTCGAGCGTATTAAATGTAGTGAAGAAGCACGTCCTTTGGATGGGAACAAGGAATTGACAATGAAAAGAGCTGACGATCTTTTCCACTTCATGAGGTGGTTGAGTGGCTTCTTGTTTTTCTCATGCTATCCTTCTGCTCCttacaagagaaaaataatgGCAACGGATCTCATCTTGATTATGATAAACACTTGGTCGATTAAGTCATCGATAGTTGAGGAGTTTGATAATTTTGTGTCGGAAAATCATCTATATCCTTACAGCAAGGGAATGACATCTTCTGATTCAACCCTATTGTTGGTTGCTTCCATTGTTGATAGTTGGGACAGGTTGAGAGAGAGCGCATTTCAGATATTACTCCATTATCCGAACCCACTGCCTGGAATTTCAAGTGAACATATGCTGAAGAAGGTAATTGCTTGGGCTATGAAATTAGTTTGCAGTCCACGTGTAAGGGAAAGTGATGCCGGTGCTCTAACCTTGCGGCTTATATTTAGAAAGTATGCGATTGATCTAGGTTGGTTGATTGAAGATCCATTCCATATTTCCTATTTAAGCTCAAAATCTGAATTGGTAAATGGGGTTAATCAGTCTAGTAAATCAAAGAATCCTGTGATACTATATTTGAAATCCATGATTGACTGGCTGGATGTTGTTGTAAGAGGTGGAGAGCAAGATCTTACTAAAGCATGCAAGAACAGTTTTGTCCATGGTGTATTACTTGCTCTACGTTATGCTTTCGAGGAGTTGAACTGGAATTCTGATGTGACATCATCGAGCATATCAGAGATGAGATATTTGCTCGAAAGACTTTTAGACCTTGTGGTGAGGATAACTTCGTTGGCACTATGGGTGGTTTCTGCAGATGCTTGGCATCTTCCCGAAGATATGGATGAGATGGTTGACGACGATAATCTTTTGTTGGAGGTACCAGATCATGAGAATGAGCACACACCTTCATCTGAATATGAGAACAATAATTCAAAGCCTTCCCACGATAACAGAGCATCAGAACAGATTGTCATGGTTGGTTGTTGGCTGGCTATGAAAGAG GTGAGCCTTCTTTTGGGGACTATTGTGAGAAAGGTACCATTGCCAAATGCATGTTCGGATTCGTCTGAGCTGGAGGGGGCTTCTATTGACACTGTGGACTGTTCATCTGATTCTGTGCTTGATTTAGAACAACTAGAAACAATTGGAAATCATTTTTTAGAAGTTCTCTTGAAGATGAAGCATAATGGTGCTATTGATAAGACACGTGCTGGGTTCACAGCTCTTTGCAATCGCTTACTTTGCTCAAATGACCCAAG GCTTCATAGATTGACAGAGTCATGGATGGAACAACTTATGCAAAGAACTGTGGCCAAAGGACAAGTAGTTGATGACTTACTGAGAAGAAGTGCTGGAATACCAGCTGCATTTACTGCTCTGTTCCTATCAGAGCCAGAAGGTACACCAAAGAAGCTCCTCCCAAGGGCATTAAGGTGGCTTATTGATGTGGGAAATGGGTCTATGTTGAATCAGATCGAAAGTGATAGCTCGAAAGACAACCTATGCAAGTCAAATGGTTCgatgaaagaaaataattcaaCGCAGGAAGCTGAGAGAAATGCGAGAGAGATGTCATCAAAGATCAGAGATGAAGGTGTCATTCCTACAGTGCATGCATTTAATGTTCTAAAAGCTGCATTCAACGATTCTAACTTGTCTACTGATACGTCTGGTTTTTCCGCTGAGGCTATGATTTTGTCTATTCGCTCTTTCTCGTCTCCTTACTGGGAAATCAGAAATAGTGCTTGTCTGGCTTACACTGCTTTGGTTCGTCGCATGATTGGATTTCTTAATGTTCACAAGCGAGAATCAGCACGACGAGCAATATCTGGGCTTGAGTTTTTTCATAG GTATCCATCACTGCATTCATTTCTTTTCAATGAACTGGAAGTTGCAACCGAGTTTCTGGGTCCTACATCCTCAGGAGATTTAGAATCTATTAGGGGAAATAATCTGCATCCGAGTTTATACCCGATTCTGATTCTTTTATCAAGGCTGAAGCCTTCATCAATTGCTGGGGAAAGAGGAGATGAACTAGACCCTTTTCTCTTAATGCCATGGATTAGAAGGTGCTCAACCCAAAGTAATTTACGAGTTCGTGTTCTTGCATCTAGAGCTCTAACAAGTCTTGTATCAAACGAGAAGTTGTCATCAGTCCTTCTTAGTATTGCCTCCGAGCTTCCCTGTGTTGAAAACTCTGACAAATCAGGTTCCCATGGGATTTCCTACAACCTTATTCATGGAATTCTCCTGCAGTTGAGTTATCTGCTGGAGGTAAATTGTAGTAATCTTGCTGATAACTCGAAGAAAGATCTCATTGGTGAGTTGATCCAAATTCTTACACAGCGATCATGGATTGGAAGACCTACTCAATGCAGGTGCCCTATCCTCAATGAAACATTCATAAAAGTTCTTGATCAAATGCTCAATATTGCAAGGACATGCCATGTAACCCAACAATTTTTAACCATTCGCAACCTGCTTTTGGAGTTGTCCACAGAATGCTTAGATTTGGAATCTTACGGACAGCCTTATTACGATGCAACCATTGCTGAACTCCGTGAACAAGCAGCCATTTCCTATTTCGGTTGTCTGTTTCAAGCATCTAAAAACGAGGAAGAGTCAATCCATTCACCACTGAGACATTCTCTTCCAAGTGCAAAATCATTGCCTAAACATGAAATGGAGGACGCATCCTCTGGTATTTTGCATAGGTTGATTCGCTGCATGTCAGACTCGTTGTATGAAGTTCGACTTGCAACACTGAAGTGGCTTCTGAAGTTCCTGAAAGCGGCAGAATCTGATGGTAAACTCTGTGATCTTTCCATTGATCACATTAGTGTTATTCACCTCTGGGCAATAACTAATCTTCATGGAACATTGGTGAAGATTTTGGCATCAGAGAAGAACCACAAATGTAAGTATTACATTCTGAGGATCCTTGTAGCTTGGAATTTGCTGCAATTTGAAAAAGCTAGCCACGAGAAGTGCACCGACACAAGTTATGTTGGTGAAATGGACTTTGATTCCGTGTCACAATTCTGGAACGACTTAGTTTCCTTGTACAATCAAACAAGACATGCAAAGACCCGAGAAACCCTTGTTTACTGTCTCGGAGTATGTACTAAGAGAATTACAATGTTATTTGCAAGTTCTTTTCCATCCAATAAAGGAATGGAGTTTGTGGTTTGTGGCGAAATGAATCAGGATATGTTAAGTTGGTTGTTTGATTGCATTGTTTATTTCTGTAacatgattaaacaatgcagtTCACCATCTGAACAGACAAGTATGCGCCATGCAGCAGCTGGATCCTTGATAGCGTCTGGTATACTAGGACAGGCCACACTCCTTGGCTCGATTGTTTACAATGATCATATTCCCTCTGCCACATCATCACCTTGTTTTGTGAAAAATGGAAGTTTGAATTCGTATGCTCATCATGTGCTTAATGAATGGTTCACATGCATCAAGCTTTTGGAAGACGAAGATGACTCGGTTAGATTGAGCCTTTCCTCAGatgttcaaaaatattttacttcagAAAGAACTGGGAGCAACGTTCCTCATGAATTGGTTCCGATCCAAGTAGATAGAGTGATAAGATTCTGTTTTGATCATCTCTCTTCTATTTTTGGTCACTGGATTGATTACTTCAACTACCTTTGTCAGTGGGTATTACAAGCTGAAAGCAATGTATCGTTCGAAGGAGATCTTGTGAGGAGAGTTTTCGACAAGGAAATCGACAACCATTATGAAGAGAAGCTGTTGATCAGCCAAATTTGTTGCTCAAATATGGAAAAGCTACCTATTTTGAAGTCATGGGCCGACAAAGACGAACTAGTGAGATATTTGCATGGATGGAGAAGTAGATTTTCCCGTCAATTGGTGTCGTATGCCGAAAACATTACCGAGAAACAGGAGAAGATTGATTGGATAGGAGGCGTAGGTAACCACAAAGATACATTTTTACCCGTATACGCAAATTTACTTGGTTTTTATGCTCTTTCAAACTGCATTTTCATTGTCTCTGACAATAACGATGCCGAACTTCTATCTGATTTAGTTGTGCTTGGAAGAGCTATTAATCCATTTCTTAGAAACCCTTTGGTTTCTAATCTATATAAGCTAGTCCTAAAGTCACACGAGAAAGTAATGACAGATGATGTTGCTAGCAACCTGCTCCTTGAAATGGGAAATCACTCTGTTTGGGATAGCTTCAATCCTTATTTTCTTCTTGGCTAG
- the LOC25495298 gene encoding cullin-3A — protein sequence MKKRQFCIERFKNRVVVDSNYAEKTWKILEDAIHDIYNHNACDPTFDELSRNAYNMVLHRFGEKLYTGLEKTMTSHLKQISQSIESAQGESFLEELNRKWVDHNKALGKIRDILMYMDRTFVPSNHKTPVHELGMNLWRDVVIHSNKTKTRLRDTLLDLVLRERNGEVISRGLMRNLLKMLMDLGSSVYQKDFEDRFLEASEIFYSCESEKFIKSCDCEDYLKKVESCLNIEKERASHYLDSSSESKIISVVEKKMIENHRHTLIDMNKSVLVNMLRGDKYEDLERMFNMFRRVHSGLTIIKDVMTSFIRDTGKQLIMDPERLKNPVDFVQCLLVLKDKYDKVITLAFANDKSFQNALNSAFEYFINLSARSPEFISLFVDDKLRREIKGVGEEDVETVLDKVMMLFRYLQEKDVFEKYYKQHLAKRLLSRKTVSEEAERSLIFKLKTECGYQFTSKLEGMFTDMKTSYDTMQGFLADHGAQLGDSPTLSVQVLTTGSWPTQPSPQCNLPSEIRGLCEKFRNYYLGPHSGRRLTWQANMGNADLKATFGKGQKHELNVSTYQMCVLMLFNNADRMTCKEIEQATAIPMSDLKRCLQSLALVKGKNVLRKELMSKDISEDDVFFFNEKFTSKLFKVKIGTVVAQRETEPENIETRQRVEEERKPQIETAIVRVMKSRRVLEHNNVIAEVTKQLQARFLPNPVVIKKQIESLIEREFLERDKVDRELYRYLA from the exons ATGAAGAAGAGGCAGTTTTGCATTGAAAGGTTTAAGAACCGTGTGGTGGTGGATTCTAACTATGCTGAAAAAACGTGGAAGATTCTTGAAGATGCTATCCACGATATATACAATCATAATGCTTGTGATCCTACCTTTGACGAGCTTTCCAG GAATGCATATAATATGGTGCTGCATAGATTTGGGGAGAAACTTTACACTGGACTTGAGAAGACCATGACCTCTCATCTGAAACAAATCTCCCAATCAATTGAATCTGCTCAAGGAGAAAGTTTCTTGGAGGAGCTTAACAGGAAGTGGGTAGACCATAACAAAGCATTGGGAAAAATCCGAGACATACTAATGTACATGGATCGAACTTTCGTACCAAGCAACCACAAAACCCCCGTTCATGAACTTGGTATGAATCTATGGAGAGATGTTGTGATCCATTCCAACAAAACTAAGACTAGGCTTCGGGATACACTTCTTGACCTCGTCCTTAGAGAAAGGAACGGTGAAGTAATTAGCAGAGGCCTAATGAGGAACTTATTAAAGATGCTAATGGATTTGGGTTCGTCTGTTTACCAGAAGGACTTTGAAGATCGTTTTCTTGAGGCTTCCGAGATTTTTTATAGTTGTGAGTCTGAGAAATTCATTAAATCTTGTGATTGTGAGGATTATCTGAAAAAAGTTGAGAGTTGTTTAAATATAGAAAAGGAGAGAGCATCTCACTACTTGGATTCTAGCAGTGAGTCAAAGATAATTAGTGTGGTCGAGAAAAAGATGATTGAAAATCATAGGCACACTTTGATTGATATGAATAAATCAGTCTTAGTTAATATGCTCAGGGGTGACAAGTATGAGGACTTGGAAAGAATGTTTAACATGTTTCGTAGGGTACATTCTGGGCTCACAATTATTAAAGATGTCATGACTTCTTTTATACGGGATACTGGTAAGCAGTTAATTATGGATCCTGAAAGGTTGAAAAATCCTGTGGATTTTGTGCAGTGTCTTTTggttttgaaggataaatatgACAAAGTTATCACATTGGCGTTTGCTAATGACAAGTCATTTCAGAATGCCTTGAATTCTGCATTTGAATATTTCATCAATTTGAGTGCCCGATCTCCAGAATTCATTTCTTTGTTTGTGGATGATAAACTTCGTAGAGAGATAAAAGGGGTTGGTGAGGAGGATGTAGAGACTGTACTAGACAAAGTCATGATGCTTTTCCGGTACCTGCAAGAGAAGGATGTGTTTGAGAAGTATTATAAGCAACACCTAGCAAAAAGGCTTCTTTCGAGGAAGACTGTATCAGAGGAGGCAGAaagaagtttgatttttaagctCAAAACAGAATGTGGATATCAATTCACTTCTAAGTTAGAGGGTATGTTTACAGACATGAAGACTTCTTATGATACGATGCAAGGTTTCTTAGCTGATCATGGTGCTCAGTTGGGAGATAGCCCTACACTATCTGTCCAGGTGCTTACAACAGGTTCATGGCCAACCCAACCTAGTCCGCAATGTAATCTTCCATCTGAAATCCGGGGTCTATGTGAGAAGTTTCGTAATTATTATCTCGGCCCTCACAGTGGTAGGAGGTTGACGTGGCAAGCTAATATGGGGAATGCTGATTTGAAAGCTACATTTGGTAAGGGCCAGAAGCATGAGCTGAATGTTTCTACATACCAGATGTGTGTACTAATGCTTTTCAACAATGCTGATCGGATGACTTGTAAGGAGATAGAGCAGGCTACAGCAATACCCATGTCAGACTTGAAGAGGTGCCTTCAGTCGTTGGCCTTGGTCAAAGGGAAAAATGTTCTTCGGAAAGAGCTAATGAGCAAGGACATATCTGAAGATGATGTGttctttttcaatgaaaaattcaCTAGCAAGCTCTTCAAGGTAAAAATAGGGACTGTTGTTGCACAAAGGGAGACCGAACCAGAAAATATAGAAACTCGGCAAAGAGTGGAGGAAGAAAGAAAGCCGCAGATTGAGACAGCAATTGTGAGGGTAATGAAATCTAGGCGGGTTTTAGAGCATAATAATGTCATCGCCGAGGTCACGAAGCAGCTGCAGGCGCGGTTTTTGCCCAATCCTGTTGTTATTAAAAAACAGATTGAATCCCTCATTGAGCGCGAGTTTTTAGAGAGGGATAAAGTGGACAGAGAATTGTACCGCTATCTTGCTTGA